The nucleotide sequence CGACCCGCAGCGGCTCGCTGAATTGAATGACCACGTCCTACTCAGCCAGCCAGCGTTGTCACGAATGGTCGAGCGTCTGGTGGAACGAGGGCTAGTTGAACGAACACGAGATCCACTCGACGGCAGGGGGGTCCGGCTCGCACTCACTGATGAAGGGCGGAAAGTTCAGCACCAGGTGGGTGGACGGCACGCCGTGAGTGTGGCACGAGCACTCAGAAGTGCGCTCACTGACGACGAAATGCAGGAACTCCAGAAACTCTGCACAAAGCTCGCGGCATACGGAAAGGACGCTGAATGAACAACAACACACCGTATCGGCTCGTCGTCGTCAGCGGCGGCACCAGCGACCCCTCGTCGACGCGCCTACTCGCTGATCG is from Hoyosella subflava DQS3-9A1 and encodes:
- a CDS encoding MarR family winged helix-turn-helix transcriptional regulator; the encoded protein is MSTASRSANHAWEALLTAHATLMKRFAAENVWRGLTMREYDVLYALAKCSDPQRLAELNDHVLLSQPALSRMVERLVERGLVERTRDPLDGRGVRLALTDEGRKVQHQVGGRHAVSVARALRSALTDDEMQELQKLCTKLAAYGKDAE